ACCAGGGTGTAGTCATTGTCGGAGTTGCCCAAAACTCTCCAGCTGCTAGAGCGGGATTACGCACAGGAGATGTAATCCAGCAGATTAATGGGCAAGCTGTTAAAACAGCTGCTGATGTCCAGCAGGCTGTAGAAAATAGCAGGATTGGTGTCAGCTTACCATTACAGGTCAGTCGCAATGGCAGCAACTTAACTGTATCGATAAGTCCAGCTGAATTTCCTACCAGTTGAACTGCTTCCGAGTAGTCCACGAAAGTTTCTCTAGGTGTATAAGGTGTGAGTGGTGAGTGGCAGTAGTGAATAGGATTCCCCGCGTCTCCATATCCCCGTGTTGTGGCAAATTATAGGGAAAGTTTCAATTAACTATAGACTCTGAGGCAGATGAATGAGCAGGATAGAAAAGCGGGACACAAAAACGTCCATTGTGCGTGAAATCAAAACCCAAGCCACTATTCTAGGTGGATTTGTTGCCCTGATCTGGACTGTGGAAATCTTAGATCTACTACTGTTTGGGGGAGCGCTAAATGCTTATGGTATACGTCCGCACAGCATCATCGGGCTACGTGGCATTATATTCGCGCCTTTTCTGCACGGCGGATTAGCGCACGTTGCCGCAAATACTATCCCTTTCCTCACCCTTGGCTGGTTGGTTATGTTGCGAGAAACCAGCGATTTTTTTGTCGTCACTGCTGTGACAATGCTGGTTAGTGGTCTTGGTACTTGGCTATTTGGTTCACCTAACTCTATCCATATTGGTGCTAGTGGTTTAGTCTTCGGTTGCCTTGGTTTTCTGTTGTTACGGGGATACTTTGAACGCAGCGTGACAGCAATCTTGTTTTCTTTAATTGTGGGTGCGTTTTACGGAGGACTGGTGTGGGGGGTCTTGCCTTTGCAGTTTGGTATATCGTGGCAAGGACACCTATTTGGTTTTATCGGCGGCGGTTTAGCGGCACGTCTATTGTCACGCAGAAAGCGATCGCATTCCTAGCCTAGAACTCACTTAACCTGTATAGGCTCACCAAGGCGAGTGAACCGAATTTCAATGCGTCTTCTTGTAGCATCTGGGTTGCGATTAACTGGGGCAAAATCTCCATGAGGCAAGATTAGCTGTGCCGCCGAATAAGCTCGAAACGTTAGCCCTTTCAGCCGTCCATTTTTTGTCTGGATGTCACGCAATAATCTTACGACTGCTAACGCTCGCATCAATCCTAAATCAGCATTAGACCCTGCCATTAGATTACGAACAGGCAGATTAGCATTAGCTACTTTCTCTAAATTTATGTCTAGATTGCTAGTTCCATTGCCATTAGCTTGACCATCAGTATGACCGATCAATTCCACTACATTAATTCGATATCTCTTCGTGTTTCGTTCAATTTCAGCTACTATTTTATTTCTGATGTAAATATCCATTTTTGGCGGTATTTCTGCACTACCTGAAGCAAATCTATAAGCTCCTTCATCTTCAATCACAAGAATCGGTGGTACACCTGTTGGTGTTTTGGTTTCCCAAGCTGCCTTTGACATTAAAGAATTAATAATAGATAATGATAAGAATAGGATAAGTATCATAAATGTGTTAGACATTAAATCTGTGAAGGCAGGCCAAATATTTAGCTCTTCATTAGATTCAATAAACCGTGAGCGATGACGCATAATTAAAAAAAATAAAGCTATATTTTATTCAACGAGTTAACTAAGCTGCTAAAATCTGAATCGTTTAACTTGTCAGTTTTTATCTGGTTTTCTACCACTTCTGTCAATTTGTAGCTTGTATGTTTTGTGTCATTCAGGTAATTGATACACTGCTGAATATTTTCTACTATAGTTTGAAGTTGATATGTGTTACTTTCTGAGTGGTTACTTATACCTGCAACGAGGCGATCGCCCAAAAACTCAACACCTAGATTAATCTGGTGTGTATAGTTATTTAGAATCTCTACCAACTTTGTTAACTCAACTTGCACCTTACTCAAACTATCGGCTCTATCTACAATCTTTTTTTGCAGCTTGTCAATTGTTTTAACTACTGACTGAAAACTTTGCCCTCCTTGATAGAGTTGTGGAATAATCTCTTGAAGGGATTGCTGATTGCTATGATGCAGCTCTAAGACTTTGGTTGATGTTTGATTAAGAGTGCTAAATTCTTCTCCTAACTTCAGTATTATCTGGCTAGAACTCTGAAGTTCAATTACTGCCATTTCAATAATTTGAGCTGTGTTAGCTAAACTTAAGGCTGATTGAGAAAAATTACTTTGTGTACTAGCTAAATTCGCTGTGGCTTCTGACAATTTTTGGGGAAACTGACTATTTTCAAATGTTTGAGCCACCTGTTGATATTTTTCAGCGTTCGTGAGCATTGCTGCCACAGCACTCTCAAAAGCAGCAACTGCATGCTTTAAGTCAGTAGTAGAGCTGGCTATGGTGCCAGCAGATTCTTGAAATCCATTGTAAACCCTGCGAGCAAGGTCATTTGCTTGTTTATTTACATCAACAATTTGTTGAATTTTTGCACCAAGCGATGATTCTACTGCATCACGGACAGTAGTACCAAACCTACCCAAAAAATCTTTAAATTCAAATACTAAACGATCAACAGCTTTGTCTAGACGATTATTGCCTTGAATTTTAGGTAGATAGATATTATCAAGGTAATCTTCAATAGCACTAATAAGCTTATACTTTGCTACGCTGGTATTTTTCACCAAATTAACTAGTGTCAATACAGCACTAAAAAATATTCCAGTTAGACTAGTGGTGAAGGCAATTCCCATACCTTTCAACGGCTGCTGTAATTCATGCACTAAATTACTAACGTCACTGGTATTAGCTTGAGCGATCGCCTGACTCAATGCCGATAAATTTATTGTAATACCTAGAAAAGTACCTAATAGCCCGAAGGATAACAGTAAGTTAGGTAAAGTACGGCAGACGTAATCAATTTGTTCGCAAGAGATTAACCAAACTTTCTGCTGGCTATAAATTTGATCTATTAATGCTGCTGTATTTATTTGATCTAGATTAACGCTAGCTTCCTTAAATCTTTTTTCTAATTCATTGATAATTTCTGGTTGATTTCCCCGCTCTCCCCGATTAATCAGCCTCCTCACACGATTTTCTAGAAATACAAGATGTTTATGCAGGAGCCATCGTAAATAAATAGTAACTACAGATGGAATAACTACGAGAATAATAGTGAGAAAAACTAAATAGGGCGGTAACTGCTGTATGAAATTAAGCATAAATATTTTCAATTTTTACAAAAACTCTAACAGGGTAGGCAATACTACCCTATGAAAAAACGTTTAGTATTTATCTCTGTAGGGGATATTTATTCAGAACTTATTGGCGTTCGTATTCGTACTTTATTGAGTGATAGTGGCATCGTCAACATCCTGTTTAGCCGTTCCAGTTTTAACCACCGTCTTCTGTTATCAGCAGAATCTGCAAAAGAATTATCACCTATATTACTTCTACTTCGCCAGTGATTAGTTCTTGAGCGTTAGCGATTGCTGGTAGAGCAGTATTTAGTTGGGTTTGCTCTTGCATCTTTGTGTAGAAGCGTTCAATTATTCCCTGCTGAGCGGAATTAGCATCGGTTCCACGTGAACCAACTACTCTTAAGCGGTAGGGGTAATTGATATGATTGTCTGGCAACGTATCAACCTGTGTGACAAATTGCCGTAGTTTAGGCAAGTAATAATCTTGCCATCGTGCAGGTTGACGTTTTATGTCAGCAATTGCTCCATCTAGTAATTCTCGTAAAGCAGCCGCCATATTAGGATTATTCACTAGCGCCTGAAGAGCTTGTTTCCAAGCTGGGTTAAGAGAAGCAGTGTGATAAACACCCCGTAATTGATCAAAACATTGAAACTCCAGTTGTTTTGTTGTCTGGTTCTGTTGAATCAAGTCAAAAGCAAGACAAGGATAGAAGGTATCCTGTAAATCCTGCATGACTGGGACAGGAGGTGGAATAATATCTGTAAAGCTCTCACTACGGTCGTTATGCAATGGAGCGTTACCCGGATGTCTTCTTTGGAGATAGTAATGTTCTCTCAACTGCTGCAAACCGTCAATTATCCTGAGCGGAAAAGCAGCATACTCAGTCACAATTAAAACTTTATCCTCTGCTTGCGTTGGCTTAAGTTCATTGTCTGGAATTGCCAGCTTTTCCGTTAATCCAGTATGGAATTGTCGGACTTCAGGCTCATCAGTATCTTTGAAACCTATTAACTGACTCTTTTTAGCAGAGTTGTTGTGAAAGTATGGAGCTGTCAAGTTAATAGGTAGAAGCGGTTGAGCTTCGCGGAGAATCTGTCCTAATCGAATTGCACGTTCTGTAGATGAATATTTTTGAGTAAAGCGCTTGATTACAGATTGCACAATATCGGCACTACGAGAACCAAATAACCGATCAACGGATGAATCAATTTCGTATTTTAGCTGTTCCGTATTTGTGTGGTTTTGCTCTAGGAAAATTGCTAAAGATTCCTCAGAACCTGTTGATTCCAGAATTTTCTGAGTAATTTGTACAACCTGAGCGCGGTATTCATTTGGTGGCAGCAGCGTGTTGTAGCAAATATCTATGTCTTCATCAGAAAAGATTTCCTCACCGCTCATTTCATCAGAATCTGATTGTTTGAGCGTAGCTTGAATTTTCTCGTAGTAGTTCTTTAAATCATTTACTAAGCGACATAAACTAGTTAACTGGCTTGCTCGCGTCTGTGTATGCTGTTGTAAAACCTTAATGACTTCAAGTGCTTCTTGTGCTAGAGTAAGGTCAAAGTTATGTTTAATAGCAGTTTCAGTATCTTTAACTGCCCTTCTAGCCTCATCTTGCACGCGACTATTCTTATTGCTGAATAGCGGTAAGTTAAACTCTTCTTCAATGTCTTGAATTGTTCGGTTGCTCTGCGTCCATTTCTTCTCTAGTTCCTCTAAGCTCCTAGCACCATCAGCCGCTCTAATTTTTTCCTCCAAGTCATATTGATAAGCATTCAATTCTGTTTGGAGAGCATCTAGCCAGTTACGAGCATTGGCTATAGAAAAGTATTGATTACTGGGTGTGAGTAAAGCAGATAGGTAATTATCAATGTCTTGACGTAATTGCAAAGTTAAATTAGTTCGGCTCTTAATTAGTTTGGTAAGCCAAATTCCTCTGGTACTTTCTGTATCTCCAAACTTAGTTTTATAGAATTGCTCCTTAAACTCCTTTTGCAGTTGTCGCATCAAGCTAGAGCGATCGTCTCTATTTCGGCAGTCGGTAATACTATTCTCTTGCTTAGTTTTCCAAGCATTCATCAAGCTACTGAAATTCTTTTCTATTTCCAGGACTGTGGCTTCTAATCGCGAGAGCAAGCCATCTTTTCGCTCTAAACTATTGTGCCAACGAAACTCAATTAAAAATTGCTCTAGTAATTTCATCGGATCTGGGCTTTGTCCTTCTCCTTGCAGCCAGAAATTAACTAGTTTTGAATTAATGCGTGCTACTGTAATTTGGGAGATGCGATCGCGCGGGAAATAAATCGCAGCCAACCCAAATGTTAAATAACCTTGGCTATTAGGTCGGGGGTGATCATCCTCCTGAATCAAGTGTTGGGTAAAATTGTCTCTCATCCCCTTAACTACAGGAGCTAACTCACTCGAAAAATCGAGTGCAATCTTATTGGCTATTACATTACAAAGCTTTCGCTGTTTATCAATAGCATAATTACCTTGTTCAGTGTATTTAGATACTAAATAGGTATAGTCAAAAGGAGGGCGATTCTCCTGTACGATTGTGATATATCGCTGGTCATAGCAAGCATTAAACTGTGTACCAGGGCTAGAGTAATAGTCAAGCTCCATTAGAGCTGCATAAGTGTTGGCACACATATTAGGCGTGTTGCCATATAATTCAGGGCTAATAACTAAATAGCCAATAAGTTGTTTGACATCTGGGTAGGCATGTCTGAGACTATAAGCAACATCTAGAAATGTTCCATACCCGTACCGCCACAGAGGGAACCAACAACAACAATATTTAGTCCTGGATCGACAATTAGACCGAACTTGCGTAGTAATTCTTGCTCATGTTTCCTTGTCCGCTGTTCGGCAACTTCAATAGCATTCTTTATTTTTAAATAGTTTTGAAAAAAGGCTAATCTACCTATAGGTCTAATGCCTTTTGCGCCTTGGTCTATAGCCTTAATATTTTGTATAAGTTGTGGCGGAAACCACTGAGCAATGTGTTCGTAGGGGCTGGGTTGATGACGATTAGAATGGCATTGCTCTAGTCCCTGAACCAATTCAGTGACTTGCGGAGCTGTCATCGTAGCGTTAACCTTTTCTGAGTCTTGGAATCCTAGATCAATTCCTTGATAGATATTACCTGTACGTAAACTAACTGCTTGCGTTGCTTCTTTGTCAGTATCAATATGAACAAAGCTAACAACCGGTAAATTACTCAAATCTTTATAGCGGTCTACAATCAGGCGACGGACTCGCATTAATACGTCTCTACCTGTACCTCCTAGACCTATACAGATAGTACGGTTAACCCCTTGATACTGTCGTTCGTTTACCGAAAATTGATTGTGCATAACTTACCTTAATTGTGATATTATTTCCTGATTTTGATTTTTATGTAAAAGTTGTCACTTCTTTCATCTGGGCAATTCAGCTTAATTGGATTCCCAGTTAAGCGAGTCCGTTTATTAACTTCTTTGCCGTTCCATTGAATTGGTGCTAATTTAGTTGGTACTAAGTAAATTTGATTGCCGCGTCGTTCTAAATAAGCTCTAACTTCTGAACCAGGACACGCAATTTCATCAATACATTTAGAATCTGCCTCACCGATAGCAAAGCTTTTTCCAGGTAAGAGAGGACGACATTCTTTTTGATCTTCGTTCAGTTCTGAAGTTACAATAATCCGCCACTTCTTGCGGAGCTTAATCAAATGCCACAGAAAAAATGGAACAAGAGCTAATACTATAGATAAGATGGAAGTAGGTAACCATAACTGCCCAAACAAGTAAGGGTTTACCTTACATAATTCCTTATTGCCCGGTGCTATTGTACAAAACTCTTGAACAGTTGGCGCGATATCAACAACGGCAAGTTTATAATTTTTAGATTGAGCATTCTGAATCAATAGCTCTTTTTTATTCATTGGCAAAGCCATTAGCCATGCCTGACGTTCTTTACTTTCTGGAGAATCTTTTACCCGAAACGGACTATTGGCTGGTGTTTCAATCCAGTCGTTACCTGAATTAGCCAAAAGGGGAGCATCAGTAATCCAAACAACTGATTGTGGTTTAATTGGTTGATTCTGTTGGAGGCGATTTTGATTTAACTGAGCCAGACCTTGATAAATAGTTACCTCGGCTTGTTGAATGTCTGTATTTTGCAGCTTTAAATTAGCTGATAGGGGAACTTTTTGTAATACTTTGTTAAAATTTTCTTTGTTTTTATTACTAAATTCAATTGAAGTTCCCAATGGATACAAAATTGATGCTCTTTGTAGTGAAGATACATCCGATCCAAAAGGAACAACATAAACTGAATCCCCAGGCTTGAGGCTATCTTCTATAATTTGGCGTAAGCGGATGCGACCTTCATGGTTGATTCCTACACTTTCTGTTAAGTCAATTGCTAGTACAACATCACGTCCACTATGCAGACGGGTAACTAGCTCTAAGCCTAATTTTTGTTCAGAGGAAAGCTGCTGCCCTGGAGTAACTTTTTGAGGTATCACAGAAAAGCTGAGTAGCAATAAGTGTATTACTGAATATTGAAATCCATGCCTAATCAGTAATTGGTGAATAATTACCAAAAACTTACGAATCAAGCTCGCTTCCCTTATACTTGGGATTTGAAACTTTTATGAGCGTGGTCTTTCTGTAATAGGTTAGCTTAGCTGTACTCAGCTAAGTCATCAGTAAGATTGCGTAATTGCTGCCTAAAAAACGTCAGCTTAAATTCCGTGTTACTCAGATTTAAGAAAAAAATATGCTGATTTGAAGCTCTAGAAGTATTAACTTGGTGTGCATTTTATCTGTCATTGCTAGCAAATCAGCCTGAGCGATCGCCCCTTCCCTACCCCAAACAATTACAGTTAACTAATTGCTTTACGAAACTCAACCACCGCATCGTACTGATCGGGTATATTGGCACAGCGCACTAATAAATCAATATCCAGTTCTGGTAAAAATTCACTGCGGTTAATTGATTCATACTTTTCCCCTCGCAAGTGATACAGCAAAAGACGATTACTTTCCCAGAACCATACTTCAGGAATCCCTAGACCTCTGTATACCTCTAACTTATCAATACTGCCACTGGTAACAATAACTTCTATGGCAAAGTCAGGGAATTCTTTGATTTCTCCAACACAGTAACACTCGTCTGGTTCCAATCCCCGTTCTTGTGCCTGTTTGCGATAGGTGGTAGAACCATAGCCATAGAGCCTGATATTTTTCTGTGTGGAGTACAGTTCAATTAAACGGGCAATTGTTTTTTTAATCCGCTCATGCTCGCGGGAGGGCATAAATAGCTCCAAAGTCCCTTCCAGATATGTCATTCGCAATCCTGCAAAATCATCCAGAGTGTCTCTTAAAATTTCATATTGCTCCCAGGCGACTCCAGATAAAGTTAGTCGCTGCTCTTCAACTGCTTGGCTAGCTGGTTTTTCCAAGCGGTTTGGATTCATCAGTGATTCTCCCTTGAACACGAGTAGCACTATGTTCTATGCATATAGCTAAAGCTAGTACAGGCTTTAGGCGTTAACTTGATTAGGTGTTCCAGAGGTTTTAAGGCTATCTAGTTGGCGGCGTAGCTCATCTGCCATTGCCAGCAAATCAGCTTGAGCGATCGCCTGTTGCTCTTTCGATGCCATCCACTTGAGCTTGACAGTTTGACCTTCTGCCTCTTCATCTCCCAAAATCAAGCAAGCAACTGCCCCACTTCGATCGGCTCTGGCAAATTGTTTTTTAAAGCCACTGCCGCTCAAATCTAATTCAACGCTAAACCCAGCATGACGCAACTTTTGAGCCAACGCTAGGGCTTGAGTTTCAGCGCGATCGCCTCTTGACACTACATAGAAATCCAGCTTTGAGAGTGGCAGTTCTTGCAGCTGTTGCAGCAGTAAAATTAAGCGTTCTAGACCAATTGCCCAACCGATAGCTGGAGTATCCGGACCACCTAGTTGTGCTACCAGTCCATCGTAGCGACCGCCACCACAAACTGTTGCCTGTGCTCCCAAATCATCGGACTGAATCTCAAACGCTGTGTGGGTGTAGTAGTCTAAACCTCTTACCAGCCGAGGATTAAGCTGGTATTTAATTCCCAAATCACTTAATAACTGCTGTACCTGCTCAAAGTGATGGCGAGAGTACGAGCCGAGATAATCCAGAATACTGGGAGCATTTTGGGCAATTTCTTGTGTGCGTTTATCCTTACTATCCAGAATCCGCAGCGGGTTACGGCTCAAACGCTCCTGTGAGTCGGGGTCTAACTCATCTTTGTAGGGCGTTAAGTAATTAACC
This window of the Chroococcidiopsis sp. CCMEE 29 genome carries:
- a CDS encoding flagellar motor protein; translated protein: MRHRSRFIESNEELNIWPAFTDLMSNTFMILILFLSLSIINSLMSKAAWETKTPTGVPPILVIEDEGAYRFASGSAEIPPKMDIYIRNKIVAEIERNTKRYRINVVELIGHTDGQANGNGTSNLDINLEKVANANLPVRNLMAGSNADLGLMRALAVVRLLRDIQTKNGRLKGLTFRAYSAAQLILPHGDFAPVNRNPDATRRRIEIRFTRLGEPIQVK
- a CDS encoding tubulin-like doman-containing protein — translated: MTTQVRSNCRSRTKYCCCWFPLWRYGYGTFLDVAYSLRHAYPDVKQLIGYLVISPELYGNTPNMCANTYAALMELDYYSSPGTQFNACYDQRYITIVQENRPPFDYTYLVSKYTEQGNYAIDKQRKLCNVIANKIALDFSSELAPVVKGMRDNFTQHLIQEDDHPRPNSQGYLTFGLAAIYFPRDRISQITVARINSKLVNFWLQGEGQSPDPMKLLEQFLIEFRWHNSLERKDGLLSRLEATVLEIEKNFSSLMNAWKTKQENSITDCRNRDDRSSLMRQLQKEFKEQFYKTKFGDTESTRGIWLTKLIKSRTNLTLQLRQDIDNYLSALLTPSNQYFSIANARNWLDALQTELNAYQYDLEEKIRAADGARSLEELEKKWTQSNRTIQDIEEEFNLPLFSNKNSRVQDEARRAVKDTETAIKHNFDLTLAQEALEVIKVLQQHTQTRASQLTSLCRLVNDLKNYYEKIQATLKQSDSDEMSGEEIFSDEDIDICYNTLLPPNEYRAQVVQITQKILESTGSEESLAIFLEQNHTNTEQLKYEIDSSVDRLFGSRSADIVQSVIKRFTQKYSSTERAIRLGQILREAQPLLPINLTAPYFHNNSAKKSQLIGFKDTDEPEVRQFHTGLTEKLAIPDNELKPTQAEDKVLIVTEYAAFPLRIIDGLQQLREHYYLQRRHPGNAPLHNDRSESFTDIIPPPVPVMQDLQDTFYPCLAFDLIQQNQTTKQLEFQCFDQLRGVYHTASLNPAWKQALQALVNNPNMAAALRELLDGAIADIKRQPARWQDYYLPKLRQFVTQVDTLPDNHINYPYRLRVVGSRGTDANSAQQGIIERFYTKMQEQTQLNTALPAIANAQELITGEVEVI
- a CDS encoding vWA domain-containing protein produces the protein MIRKFLVIIHQLLIRHGFQYSVIHLLLLSFSVIPQKVTPGQQLSSEQKLGLELVTRLHSGRDVVLAIDLTESVGINHEGRIRLRQIIEDSLKPGDSVYVVPFGSDVSSLQRASILYPLGTSIEFSNKNKENFNKVLQKVPLSANLKLQNTDIQQAEVTIYQGLAQLNQNRLQQNQPIKPQSVVWITDAPLLANSGNDWIETPANSPFRVKDSPESKERQAWLMALPMNKKELLIQNAQSKNYKLAVVDIAPTVQEFCTIAPGNKELCKVNPYLFGQLWLPTSILSIVLALVPFFLWHLIKLRKKWRIIVTSELNEDQKECRPLLPGKSFAIGEADSKCIDEIACPGSEVRAYLERRGNQIYLVPTKLAPIQWNGKEVNKRTRLTGNPIKLNCPDERSDNFYIKIKIRK
- a CDS encoding rhomboid family intramembrane serine protease; the encoded protein is MSRIEKRDTKTSIVREIKTQATILGGFVALIWTVEILDLLLFGGALNAYGIRPHSIIGLRGIIFAPFLHGGLAHVAANTIPFLTLGWLVMLRETSDFFVVTAVTMLVSGLGTWLFGSPNSIHIGASGLVFGCLGFLLLRGYFERSVTAILFSLIVGAFYGGLVWGVLPLQFGISWQGHLFGFIGGGLAARLLSRRKRSHS
- a CDS encoding Uma2 family endonuclease, whose protein sequence is MNPNRLEKPASQAVEEQRLTLSGVAWEQYEILRDTLDDFAGLRMTYLEGTLELFMPSREHERIKKTIARLIELYSTQKNIRLYGYGSTTYRKQAQERGLEPDECYCVGEIKEFPDFAIEVIVTSGSIDKLEVYRGLGIPEVWFWESNRLLLYHLRGEKYESINRSEFLPELDIDLLVRCANIPDQYDAVVEFRKAIS
- the hisS gene encoding histidine--tRNA ligase; the protein is MGEIQALRGTRDILPEEVGYWQRVEAVAQEILARAAYREIRTPIFEQTALFERGIGEATDVVGKEMYTFLDRGDRSITLRPEGTAGVVRSLIEHGLQTQGGVQRLWYTGPMFRYERPQAGRQRQFHQLGVEVLGSADPRADAEVIAIATDILQSLGLKNLRLDLNSVGNLEDRQNYRQALVNYLTPYKDELDPDSQERLSRNPLRILDSKDKRTQEIAQNAPSILDYLGSYSRHHFEQVQQLLSDLGIKYQLNPRLVRGLDYYTHTAFEIQSDDLGAQATVCGGGRYDGLVAQLGGPDTPAIGWAIGLERLILLLQQLQELPLSKLDFYVVSRGDRAETQALALAQKLRHAGFSVELDLSGSGFKKQFARADRSGAVACLILGDEEAEGQTVKLKWMASKEQQAIAQADLLAMADELRRQLDSLKTSGTPNQVNA
- a CDS encoding tubulin-like doman-containing protein, which produces MHNQFSVNERQYQGVNRTICIGLGGTGRDVLMRVRRLIVDRYKDLSNLPVVSFVHIDTDKEATQAVSLRTGNIYQGIDLGFQDSEKVNATMTAPQVTELVQGLEQCHSNRHQPSPYEHIAQWFPPQLIQNIKAIDQGAKGIRPIGRLAFFQNYLKIKNAIEVAEQRTRKHEQELLRKFGLIVDPGLNIVVVGSLCGGTGMEHF